The following are encoded together in the Pseudoalteromonas shioyasakiensis genome:
- the gmk gene encoding guanylate kinase yields MAQTRGNLFILSAPSGAGKSSLIGALLKKHSDMKVSVSHTTRSPRPGEENGVHYHFVSVDEFKALIEKNDFFEWAQVFDNYYGTSKQAIESQLAAGIDVFLDIDWQGAQQIRKLVDDVETIFILPPSKEELESRLNNRGQDSAEVIAGRMAKAQSETSHYNEYDYVVVNDDFDTALTEIETIVMAKRLSLKSQTVRHQALLENLLK; encoded by the coding sequence ATGGCGCAAACTCGCGGAAATTTATTTATCTTGTCAGCTCCATCAGGGGCTGGTAAATCAAGCTTAATTGGTGCTTTACTAAAGAAACACAGCGATATGAAAGTATCAGTTTCGCACACTACTCGCTCACCTCGCCCGGGCGAAGAAAACGGTGTGCACTATCATTTTGTTTCTGTGGATGAGTTCAAAGCGCTAATTGAGAAAAATGACTTTTTTGAATGGGCGCAAGTGTTTGATAACTACTATGGTACGTCTAAGCAAGCAATCGAAAGCCAACTTGCAGCTGGTATTGACGTATTTTTAGATATCGATTGGCAAGGTGCTCAGCAAATCCGCAAATTAGTTGATGATGTTGAGACTATCTTTATTCTTCCACCATCAAAAGAAGAACTTGAATCACGCTTAAATAACCGTGGCCAAGACTCAGCTGAAGTAATAGCAGGAAGAATGGCAAAAGCACAATCAGAAACATCACACTATAATGAGTATGATTATGTTGTGGTTAACGATGACTTTGATACTGCACTTACAGAAATCGAAACTATCGTTATGGCTAAACGTTTATCGTTAAAAAGCCAAACTGTGCGCCATCAGGCGTTATTAGAGAACTTACTTAAGTAA
- the rpoZ gene encoding DNA-directed RNA polymerase subunit omega: protein MARVTVEDAVDAIGNRFDLILVAARRARQIAVGGKDPLVDAENDKPTVIALREIEKGLVDSSSMDVIDREEQQHQEAAEMAAVAAIVGGNQ from the coding sequence ATGGCTCGCGTAACTGTTGAAGATGCAGTAGATGCAATTGGTAATCGTTTTGACTTAATTTTAGTTGCGGCTCGTCGTGCCCGCCAAATCGCGGTTGGTGGTAAAGATCCACTCGTTGATGCTGAAAATGACAAACCAACGGTTATTGCTTTACGTGAAATTGAGAAAGGGTTAGTAGATAGCTCTTCTATGGACGTAATTGATCGTGAAGAACAACAACATCAAGAAGCAGCAGAAATGGCTGCTGTGGCTGCTATCGTAGGTGGCAACCAGTAA
- the spoT gene encoding bifunctional GTP diphosphokinase/guanosine-3',5'-bis pyrophosphate 3'-pyrophosphohydrolase, whose product MYLFEGLKKKISEYLPPADIELVQKAYVVAREAHEGQTRSSGEPYITHPVEVTQILAGMHLDHETLMAALMHDVIEDTDFSQQDLAEIFGDTVAELVEGVSKLDKLSFKDKKEFQAENYRKMIMAMTQDIRVILIKLADRTHNMRTLGALRPDKRRRIARETLEIYAPIANRLGIHDIKNELEDLGFQALYPMRHRALRSEVVKARGNRKEVISNIKTEIEARLEESGIEATISGREKHLYSIYKKMLNKELSFNEVMDIYAFRINVDNMDTCYRVLGVAHNLYKPIETRFKDYIAVPKTNGYQSLHTSLVGPHGIPVEIQIRTHDMDHMADKGVAAHWMYKKAGDSAGHTAQQRARQWMQSLLELQQSAGSSFEFVENVKTELFPEEIYVFTPDGRIVELPMGATAVDFAYAVHTDVGNTCVGARVNRKPHPLSKALDTGQTVEIITSSGAHPNATWLNFVVTGKARLGIRNYLKSQQHEEAMLLGRRLLDSALGETKLDDIPDENIRRVLQEHELNTVLELLVEIGSGNLMSVLIAKRLMQVDADDLDDLAQKAKATIIGTEGMLVNYSKCCRPVPGDAITAYISQGKGLTVHRQECKNIRGWEKERSKYLVVKWDDNPEKEYIAALRIEIINHQGALAKLTNVVASTQANIVEIATDEKESNLYMIDLGITVKNRVHVANIMRRIRVMPDVQRVYRKK is encoded by the coding sequence TTGTATCTATTCGAAGGCCTCAAAAAGAAAATATCCGAATACTTACCACCTGCTGATATTGAGCTGGTACAAAAAGCATACGTGGTCGCTCGCGAAGCCCACGAAGGCCAAACACGCTCAAGTGGCGAGCCTTATATCACCCACCCTGTCGAAGTGACACAAATACTTGCCGGCATGCACTTAGACCACGAAACGCTGATGGCTGCCCTGATGCATGACGTGATTGAAGACACTGACTTTAGCCAACAAGACTTAGCTGAAATTTTTGGCGACACGGTTGCCGAGCTTGTTGAAGGGGTGAGTAAGCTAGATAAACTCAGCTTTAAAGATAAAAAAGAATTCCAAGCCGAAAACTACCGCAAAATGATCATGGCGATGACTCAAGATATTCGCGTGATTTTAATTAAACTGGCTGACCGCACTCACAACATGCGTACTTTAGGCGCACTGCGTCCTGACAAACGCCGTCGTATTGCCCGTGAAACCCTAGAGATTTATGCGCCAATTGCGAACCGCCTTGGTATTCATGATATTAAAAATGAATTAGAAGATTTAGGCTTTCAAGCGTTATACCCGATGCGTCATCGCGCATTAAGATCAGAAGTAGTCAAAGCACGTGGTAACCGTAAAGAAGTTATCAGTAATATTAAGACTGAAATTGAAGCGCGTTTAGAAGAGTCTGGCATCGAAGCAACTATATCTGGTCGCGAAAAGCACCTTTATAGCATTTACAAAAAAATGCTTAATAAAGAGCTGTCGTTTAACGAAGTGATGGATATCTACGCGTTCCGTATCAATGTTGATAATATGGATACCTGTTATCGCGTATTAGGTGTTGCTCATAACCTTTACAAACCAATCGAAACCCGTTTTAAAGATTATATTGCTGTACCAAAAACCAACGGTTATCAGTCGCTTCATACCTCATTAGTTGGCCCTCATGGTATTCCTGTTGAGATTCAAATTCGTACCCACGATATGGATCATATGGCAGATAAAGGGGTGGCTGCTCACTGGATGTATAAAAAAGCCGGTGATAGCGCAGGCCATACAGCACAACAACGTGCTCGCCAATGGATGCAAAGCTTACTGGAGCTTCAGCAAAGTGCGGGCTCATCATTTGAGTTTGTTGAAAACGTTAAAACAGAGCTATTCCCTGAAGAGATCTATGTTTTCACCCCTGATGGTCGTATCGTTGAGCTACCTATGGGTGCGACAGCAGTCGACTTTGCTTATGCAGTTCATACTGATGTAGGTAATACCTGTGTAGGTGCACGCGTTAACCGTAAACCTCACCCACTAAGCAAAGCACTTGATACAGGGCAAACAGTCGAAATCATTACCAGCTCTGGAGCGCACCCTAATGCAACTTGGTTAAACTTTGTTGTAACAGGTAAAGCACGTTTAGGTATTCGCAATTACCTGAAGAGCCAACAGCATGAAGAAGCCATGCTGCTCGGTCGACGTTTACTAGACTCAGCACTTGGTGAAACCAAACTCGATGATATTCCAGATGAAAACATTCGCCGTGTACTTCAAGAGCATGAACTAAATACCGTACTTGAGCTATTAGTCGAAATAGGCTCAGGCAATCTAATGAGTGTGCTTATAGCAAAACGTTTGATGCAAGTTGATGCAGACGACCTAGACGACCTAGCACAAAAAGCAAAAGCGACCATCATCGGTACTGAAGGCATGTTAGTTAATTACTCTAAATGCTGCCGACCAGTCCCAGGTGATGCTATTACAGCTTATATCAGCCAAGGTAAAGGCCTTACTGTTCACCGCCAAGAATGTAAAAACATTCGTGGTTGGGAAAAAGAGCGTTCAAAATACCTAGTTGTAAAATGGGACGATAACCCAGAGAAAGAATATATTGCAGCCCTTCGTATTGAGATTATCAATCACCAAGGTGCGCTGGCTAAATTAACCAATGTTGTTGCCTCAACCCAAGCCAATATTGTTGAAATAGCAACTGACGAAAAAGAAAGTAATTTATACATGATAGATTTAGGCATCACGGTTAAAAACCGCGTTCATGTTGCTAACATTATGCGCCGCATTCGCGTTATGCCTGATGTGCAAAGAGTCTATCGTAAAAAGTAA